The following proteins are co-located in the Vidua macroura isolate BioBank_ID:100142 chromosome 1, ASM2450914v1, whole genome shotgun sequence genome:
- the ROPN1L gene encoding ropporin-1-like protein isoform X2: MPLPETMFCAQQIKIPPELPDILKQFTKAAIRTQPFDVLQWAAAYFSALSKGEPLPVKERLEMPLATVKKNAGLTPGLLKVLHKQLSSKGMVTIAELREKWKHLGLPEEQLEAILQLDSFGEKVEWMKFLALGCSVLGGSLLSSMKQACEILTRDAEGGAARIPFETFSFLYSYLASIDGEISQTETKAFLHGIKEQA, encoded by the exons ATGCCTCTTCCAGAAACCATGTTCTGTGCTCAGCAGATCAAAATCCCCCCGGAGCTACCTGATATTCTGAAGCAATTTACTAAAGCTGCTATTAGGACTCAGCCTTTTGATGTTTTGCAGTGGGCAGCTGC GTATTTTTCAGCCTTGTCTAAAGGTGAACCCCTTCCTGTGAAGGAGAGGCTCGAAATGCCATTagcaacagtgaaaaaaaatgctggtttgACTCCAGGACTTCTTAAGGTCTTGCACAAACAG ctttctTCCAAAGGCATGGTGACCATTGCAGAACTGAGGGAAAAATGGAAGCACTTGGGCttgccagaggagcagctggaagctATCCTGCAATTGGACAGTTTTGGCGAGAAGGTGGAATGGATGAAGTTTCTGGCACTTGGGTGCAGCGTGCTTGGTGGG TCCTTACTGAGTTCAATGAAACAGGCCTGCGAGATCCTAACACGAGACGCAGAAGGAGGAGCAGCTCGAATTCCCTTCGAAACATTCTCGTTCCTTTATTCGTATTTGGCTAGTATTGATGGAGAGATATCACAGACAGAAACTAAAGCATTCCTCCATGGAATAAAAGAACAAGCGTAA
- the ROPN1L gene encoding ropporin-1-like protein isoform X1, with product MPLPETMFCAQQIKIPPELPDILKQFTKAAIRTQPFDVLQWAAAYFSALSKGEPLPVKERLEMPLATVKKNAGLTPGLLKVLHKQLSSKGMVTIAELREKWKHLGLPEEQLEAILQLDSFGEKVEWMKFLALGCSVLGGSLLSSMKQACEILTRDAEGGAARIPFETFSFLYSYLASIDGEISQTETKAFLHGIKEQADKHSGMVLIRHFLPHTFIFY from the exons ATGCCTCTTCCAGAAACCATGTTCTGTGCTCAGCAGATCAAAATCCCCCCGGAGCTACCTGATATTCTGAAGCAATTTACTAAAGCTGCTATTAGGACTCAGCCTTTTGATGTTTTGCAGTGGGCAGCTGC GTATTTTTCAGCCTTGTCTAAAGGTGAACCCCTTCCTGTGAAGGAGAGGCTCGAAATGCCATTagcaacagtgaaaaaaaatgctggtttgACTCCAGGACTTCTTAAGGTCTTGCACAAACAG ctttctTCCAAAGGCATGGTGACCATTGCAGAACTGAGGGAAAAATGGAAGCACTTGGGCttgccagaggagcagctggaagctATCCTGCAATTGGACAGTTTTGGCGAGAAGGTGGAATGGATGAAGTTTCTGGCACTTGGGTGCAGCGTGCTTGGTGGG TCCTTACTGAGTTCAATGAAACAGGCCTGCGAGATCCTAACACGAGACGCAGAAGGAGGAGCAGCTCGAATTCCCTTCGAAACATTCTCGTTCCTTTATTCGTATTTGGCTAGTATTGATGGAGAGATATCACAGACAGAAACTAAAGCATTCCTCCATGGAATAAAAGAACAAGC GGACAAACACTCTGGCATGGTGCTGATCAGACACTTCCTGCCACACACCTTCATATTTTATTGA